The Amycolatopsis sp. 195334CR genome window below encodes:
- a CDS encoding thioredoxin domain-containing protein gives MGGAERTARKKRQEQQRQQAAKPTPAPARGVDKRMVGVVVAVVVVTAAVVGGIVWYQADKNQTEGQTIAAVAKGAPAWAEQRDGLVVVSGSPSAKATLDVYADFLCPACGEFQKRFGKQIEEQVAAGNLVLRTHMVPMLSAQSDPEGYSLDSANAGLCAADAGVFTPFHDSLFAAQPEEGKRGWDKGQLTALGQAVGVADPAFPACVEGGTYNQQLDAELKRVTEDPALHQEFPNGSKGFGTPTVMAGGKPVNTADAEWLTKLVSAG, from the coding sequence GTGGGTGGAGCGGAGCGCACCGCGCGGAAGAAGCGGCAGGAGCAGCAGCGGCAGCAGGCCGCGAAGCCGACGCCGGCTCCGGCGCGGGGCGTCGACAAGCGGATGGTCGGCGTGGTCGTGGCGGTGGTCGTGGTCACCGCGGCCGTGGTCGGCGGCATCGTCTGGTACCAGGCCGACAAGAACCAGACCGAGGGGCAAACGATTGCGGCCGTGGCCAAGGGCGCCCCGGCCTGGGCCGAGCAGCGCGACGGCCTGGTGGTCGTCTCCGGCTCGCCGTCGGCCAAGGCCACGCTCGACGTCTACGCGGACTTCCTCTGCCCGGCCTGCGGTGAGTTCCAGAAGCGCTTCGGCAAGCAGATCGAGGAGCAGGTCGCGGCGGGCAACCTGGTGCTGCGCACGCACATGGTGCCGATGCTGAGCGCGCAGAGCGACCCGGAGGGCTACTCGCTCGATTCGGCGAACGCGGGCCTGTGCGCCGCCGACGCCGGCGTGTTCACCCCGTTCCACGACAGCCTGTTCGCGGCCCAGCCGGAAGAGGGCAAGCGCGGGTGGGACAAGGGGCAGCTCACCGCGCTGGGGCAGGCCGTCGGCGTCGCCGACCCGGCGTTCCCCGCCTGCGTCGAGGGCGGCACCTACAACCAGCAGTTGGACGCCGAGCTGAAGCGCGTCACCGAGGACCCGGCGCTGCACCAGGAGTTCCCGAACGGGAGCAAGGGCTTCGGCACACCGACGGTGATGGCGGGCGGCAAACCGGTGAACACCGCCGACGCGGAATGGCTGACGAAGCTGGTCTCTGCGGGCTGA
- a CDS encoding glutamate ABC transporter substrate-binding protein: MRGRRALATLAAIGFTMINSVACTTATDADSLVKRADVRGHLTVGTRFDQPGISQRTLDGRLVGFDVEVAAYVAKELGVAREDITWRETATSSREADLASNSVDMVVATYSITEKRRQQVTFAGPYFETGQDLLVRTQSTDITGPETLNGKRLCSTTNTTSAEQVRDRFAQQTELVEYPRYPECISALLSGQVDAVTTDAVILAGYAAQQPELLRVVGTQFAPERYGIGLRKGDTEAQRAVNNAIRKMISSGEWTKAFDAHIGPSGYPPPSPPQVTEQ, from the coding sequence ATGCGCGGCAGGCGGGCGCTCGCCACCCTGGCCGCGATCGGCTTCACCATGATCAACTCCGTTGCCTGCACCACCGCCACCGACGCCGACTCGCTGGTCAAACGGGCCGACGTGCGCGGGCACCTGACCGTCGGCACCCGCTTCGACCAGCCTGGCATCTCCCAGCGCACGCTCGACGGGCGGCTGGTCGGTTTCGACGTGGAGGTGGCCGCCTACGTGGCGAAGGAGCTGGGTGTGGCCCGCGAGGACATCACCTGGCGGGAGACCGCGACCTCCAGCCGCGAGGCCGATCTCGCCTCGAACTCGGTGGACATGGTGGTGGCCACCTACTCGATCACCGAGAAGCGCCGCCAGCAGGTCACCTTCGCCGGGCCCTACTTCGAGACCGGGCAGGACCTGCTGGTCCGCACGCAGTCGACGGACATCACCGGGCCCGAGACGCTCAACGGCAAGCGGCTCTGCTCGACCACCAACACCACCTCCGCCGAGCAGGTGCGTGACCGGTTCGCCCAGCAGACCGAGCTGGTCGAGTACCCGCGCTACCCGGAGTGCATCAGCGCGCTGCTGTCCGGGCAGGTGGACGCGGTGACCACGGACGCGGTGATCCTGGCCGGGTACGCCGCCCAGCAGCCCGAGCTGCTCCGCGTGGTCGGCACGCAGTTCGCGCCCGAGCGCTACGGCATCGGCCTGCGCAAGGGCGACACCGAGGCGCAGCGCGCGGTCAACAACGCGATCCGCAAGATGATCAGCAGCGGCGAGTGGACCAAGGCCTTCGACGCGCACATCGGACCGTCCGGTTACCCGCCGCCCTCACCGCCCCAGGTCACCGAGCAGTGA
- a CDS encoding tetratricopeptide repeat protein: MAGTASTQIQLLGPVGMRTGSGEMLIPSRKAVRCLLAVLAIEAGKPVSESVLLDRIWREDSTKEPAPGTLRRNIDWLRDSLVAAGGSRDWVTWSQGSRSWTLAVKPSAVDYHRFIDEITIACDDADWDRLRHLLATRHQKPLSNVDSRWADGVRHTLARRRQAALKGLFTYLLDARRFDDLIALLGPYEDDLVLDEDLLKLGAKALAAVGRHAEIGAWAAHIGDRAHDEHGVGRSAVTHAAIEDLIADPPGPSPRPAAPQALALPRDIADFTGRDHELATLIAAVENAADTGATTIAIHAIDGMPGIGKTALGIHAGHRLAPRFPDGQLLLQLHGHAPGQRAVSPFDALHSLLTALGVHASVLNTHKDAEQRARLWRTLAADRTMLLFLDDAATHDQVAPLLPGAPRCLVIITSRNRLPELDDVHPISLDIVSPEEGALMLLRRARRSPDNTHADQVARVVELCGYLPIAIAIAASQLRTHPGWSVRYLADQLADAYDRLDELQAGERSVRAAFDTSVQDLPAEQRDLFTLLGVHHGPDIDPHATAALTDTTPTRARHLLRALHTRNLVQETSPDRYRLHDLLRIHAHTHANALHPDHRHHATTRVLDYYLHTAHTATSHLPAYRTPTNPITPPSPQHPRTITDTSDARAWLGTELPVLATAIDHTHLSHPTHTLHLSTTLHRYFRAAGQLNHAHTIHHTALDVATQTSDPRAQATALNDLGIVHRLRGDLGAAVEAQTRALQLCTDTGNLLGQGHALNELGYVHRLRGDLGAAVEAQTRALQLYTDTGSLLGRGYALNDLGRVYRLRGDLGAAVDAQTRALQLYTDTGDLLGQGSALNDLGRVYWLRGDLGAALDAQTRALQLYTDTGSLLGQGTALNDLGVVHRLQGDLGAALDALTRALQLFTDTGSLLGQANARLHIGIVYHVKGAYGLAATHLTHALRLFTQVEDTDGQAETHNALGDLTLDHPNAGDPHTHFTTAHTLALQCETKLHEANALVGQAKYLHRTGDTPQAVTLLRQALTIHRAIHAPEATHTADLLRALDPTQR, from the coding sequence ATGGCCGGGACCGCGAGCACGCAGATCCAGTTGCTGGGACCGGTCGGTATGCGCACCGGCAGCGGCGAGATGCTCATCCCATCCAGGAAAGCGGTGAGATGCCTGCTCGCCGTGCTCGCCATCGAAGCAGGCAAGCCGGTCAGCGAAAGCGTTCTCCTCGACCGCATCTGGAGAGAGGACAGCACCAAAGAACCAGCTCCGGGAACGCTGCGGCGCAACATCGACTGGCTACGCGACTCGCTCGTAGCGGCCGGGGGCAGCCGTGATTGGGTGACCTGGAGCCAGGGCTCTCGAAGCTGGACTCTCGCGGTGAAACCCAGCGCGGTGGACTACCACCGCTTCATCGACGAGATCACTATCGCCTGCGACGACGCCGACTGGGACCGGCTGCGGCACCTGCTGGCCACCCGACACCAGAAACCATTGTCCAATGTAGATAGTCGATGGGCTGACGGTGTCCGCCACACCCTCGCCCGGCGCCGCCAAGCAGCGCTGAAAGGGCTGTTCACCTATCTGCTCGACGCGCGCCGCTTCGACGACCTGATCGCCTTGCTCGGGCCGTACGAGGATGACCTTGTTCTCGACGAGGACCTGTTGAAGCTGGGTGCCAAGGCGCTCGCCGCGGTGGGACGTCACGCCGAAATCGGGGCGTGGGCGGCCCACATCGGCGACCGCGCCCACGACGAGCACGGTGTGGGCCGCTCCGCCGTCACGCACGCCGCCATCGAGGACCTGATCGCCGACCCGCCCGGACCGTCCCCGCGCCCCGCCGCCCCGCAGGCACTGGCCCTGCCCCGCGACATCGCCGACTTCACCGGCCGCGACCACGAACTCGCCACCCTGATCGCCGCGGTCGAAAACGCCGCCGACACCGGCGCCACCACCATCGCCATCCACGCCATCGACGGCATGCCCGGCATCGGCAAAACCGCCCTGGGCATCCACGCCGGCCACCGGCTCGCGCCCCGCTTCCCCGACGGCCAGTTACTGCTTCAACTGCACGGTCACGCCCCCGGCCAGAGGGCCGTGAGCCCGTTCGACGCGCTGCACTCCCTGCTCACCGCCCTGGGCGTGCACGCCAGCGTGCTCAACACCCACAAGGACGCGGAGCAGCGGGCGCGGCTGTGGCGCACCCTGGCCGCCGACCGCACCATGCTGCTGTTCCTCGACGACGCCGCCACCCACGACCAGGTCGCGCCCCTGCTACCCGGCGCACCACGCTGTCTGGTGATCATCACCAGCCGCAACCGGCTGCCCGAACTCGACGACGTCCACCCCATCTCCCTTGACATCGTTAGCCCCGAGGAAGGCGCGCTCATGCTGCTGCGCCGGGCCCGTCGCAGCCCGGACAACACTCACGCCGACCAGGTCGCCCGAGTAGTCGAACTGTGCGGCTACCTGCCGATCGCCATCGCGATCGCCGCCTCCCAGCTACGCACCCACCCCGGCTGGAGCGTGCGCTACCTCGCCGATCAACTCGCCGACGCCTACGACCGGCTCGACGAACTGCAAGCCGGTGAACGCTCCGTGCGCGCCGCATTCGACACCTCCGTCCAAGACCTGCCCGCCGAGCAACGCGACCTGTTCACCCTGCTCGGCGTCCACCACGGCCCCGACATCGACCCCCACGCCACCGCCGCCCTCACCGACACCACCCCCACCCGAGCACGCCACCTACTGCGCGCCCTGCACACCCGCAACCTCGTCCAGGAGACGAGCCCCGACCGCTACCGCCTCCACGACCTACTCCGCATCCACGCCCACACACACGCCAACGCTCTCCACCCCGACCACCGCCACCACGCCACCACCAGAGTCCTGGACTACTACCTGCACACCGCCCACACCGCCACCAGCCACCTCCCGGCCTATAGGACCCCCACCAACCCCATCACTCCGCCCTCACCCCAGCATCCGCGGACCATCACGGACACTAGCGACGCTAGGGCCTGGCTGGGCACCGAACTACCCGTGTTGGCCACCGCGATCGACCACACCCACCTCAGCCACCCCACCCACACTCTCCACCTGTCCACCACCCTGCACCGCTACTTCCGCGCGGCCGGACAGTTGAACCACGCCCACACCATCCACCACACCGCACTCGACGTCGCTACCCAAACCAGCGACCCCCGCGCGCAAGCCACCGCCCTCAACGACCTCGGCATCGTGCACCGGTTACGGGGTGACCTGGGCGCGGCCGTGGAGGCACAGACCCGCGCACTGCAACTCTGCACCGACACCGGCAACTTGCTGGGGCAGGGCCACGCCCTCAACGAACTCGGCTACGTGCACCGGTTACGGGGTGACCTGGGCGCGGCCGTGGAGGCACAGACCCGCGCACTCCAGCTCTACACCGACACCGGCAGCCTGCTGGGGCGGGGCTACGCCCTCAACGACCTCGGCCGCGTGTATCGGCTGCGGGGCGATCTAGGCGCGGCCGTGGACGCACAGACCCGCGCACTCCAGCTCTACACCGACACCGGCGACCTGCTGGGCCAGGGCAGTGCCCTCAACGACCTCGGCCGCGTGTATTGGCTGCGGGGCGATCTAGGCGCGGCCCTCGACGCACAGACCCGCGCACTCCAGCTCTACACCGACACCGGCAGCCTGCTGGGCCAGGGCACCGCCCTCAACGACCTCGGCGTCGTGCATCGGCTGCAGGGCGATCTAGGCGCGGCCCTCGACGCACTGACCCGCGCACTCCAGCTCTTCACCGACACTGGCAGCCTGCTGGGGCAGGCCAACGCACGCCTACATATCGGCATCGTTTACCACGTGAAGGGAGCGTATGGCCTAGCCGCCACGCATCTCACCCATGCACTGCGCCTGTTCACCCAAGTCGAAGACACCGACGGCCAAGCCGAAACCCACAACGCACTCGGCGACCTCACCCTCGACCACCCCAATGCAGGCGACCCGCACACCCACTTCACCACCGCACACACACTCGCACTCCAATGTGAAACAAAACTCCACGAGGCCAACGCCCTCGTCGGCCAAGCCAAATACCTCCACCGCACCGGAGACACCCCCCAAGCGGTCACCCTCCTACGCCAAGCCCTCACCATCCACCGCGCCATCCACGCCCCCGAAGCAACCCACACCGCCGACCTACTCCGCGCACTCGACCCCACTCAGCGCTGA